The genomic window aaaatcccgcaaccgaAGGtggtcttcagctggcccctaaataaaattgtgtactagttttGTGAACATGAACGTCAGACTaaactttaaaacatataaatgaaccgaaattttaaaatatacaagactaacaaaggccagagatgCAGAATGCggcagagttaaacatgttttgtgagatctcaatccccctatacctctagccaatgtaggagaacaaaatacaaatatcattatGAAGATAATAATGTACTAAATAAGACTTAGTGAGCAAGGTCGAGACCATGTCGAGTACAGGTAAGTTCTGTCGAGGTTATGTCGAGTCTTGTCAAGTACGACCTGTGCTCGACCTTACTGGTTGAGCACAAAATGTGGTCTTTTCAGACTATGATCAGTTTGTAGATTTTTGGCGTTCTATTAATTGGACCATTTGAAAATTTGGTTTGTTCTCGTGGGTTAGGATTTTTGTCATTCTTGTTGAATTGCATTCGTTATAAGGATCAATTACAATAAATTAGTGTTGAAATGCATTTTTACAAGGTGTTACAACCTGCTCACGTAAGGCAGcattttttgttgatttaatAGTCTTTTTCATTTATCATGGCGCTGAGTGATCACACACAGTCTATTtgtcacaaaaatgtttaaaaaattcgGGCGATGTGTAATTTGAAATCGTTGATTAACTCTGCTTTTTTACGATATCTTAATTGAATCCAAATGCAGGTAAAGAATCTGTGCCgcaagtaaactttttaaaattcatatttatacaaataCAATGTATCTAGAATATTTCTTGCACATCTTAGTCACTAAATGATACCAAACAAATCTAATGAAAAATAGAACTTtttaaattctttgatttgtaACTGTCCTACTTATCCTTATATACAattattacttttaatattcTTTTCGAACACATTTCTATAGGTTATACTGGATACCACTTCCTCGTACAATACTGGCGATGGTGTATTTGTTGTTCCAATGACTGGTATTTATGTATTTACGTGGACAGTGTCAGTAGGAGATACAGACTGGGAAACTACAGAATTGATTGTTAATGGCACTCCATATGCTTATTCTAAAGTAGACACCGGTAAAAAGGATTATGGCAGTGGCACACAAACTGTTGTCATTAAGGTAATCAGAtcattgaaaatcaaatatactacatataactatatatatacactATTTGTTTATTGCTTATATATGTTTATGTCTGTGTGTTTGCCTTGTCATTGCACCGGTTATTTTATTGTGGTTaacatatatttgatttaaagtttctctctatctaaagaagcacttcggtgttgacatcaatatcaagtatgtggtcatttttataaattttctgtttcaaaaatttaaattttttaaaaaactaaggattttcttatcccaggaatacaTAACCATAGCcctttttggcacaactttttggaattttggatcctcaatgctctccaactttgtacttgtttggcgttATAACTATTTTTTATGAGCAttactgatgagtattatgtagacttaacacgcgtctggcgtactaaattataatcctagtaccttcgATAACGTTCTGCAATAAAATATtaatcgtttaaaaaaaaaaaaaaaaaatatatatatataaatcgtcAAGCTAGAGCATTAACTTCTCTAATATGTAAATTGACGATATCGGTTATGTTGACTTCTTTATAGATCCTACATATAATGGTCATATTGTTACGGAAATATTCATTATTCACTTTTCTCTTTGTAATAGTATTCCTTATAATAAACTAACCACTGTTACATTTGCTAAAATAAGTCCATTAAAGGAACATTTAGTTTAAATTTggttcaaaaaaatatttcagacaatGCTTGATCTATTGATCATTTTCCCCATTGTCAGTTTTGCTATTGCTGTTTTAGTATTTGAGATATACTAGTTATCGTTGTGCTGAAGACCTATACggggccttcggctgttttctggtCTGAGGTGCGTTGTCGTCTCTTTGAGACATTCCCGATTGTGTGGACATGAAAAATGGTGAACATGTTTGATGCTGTCACATAGACATAACCCAACATTTCACAGATTATTGATCAAAGATTCCGCCATTTTACCTAGTGATATATAACATGTCTCCACTCTAGATAATATTTCTTTGGTGTCATTTGTATTTCCTTTATATATAGAATACAAAATATCTTCACGTTGAATCAATGCGCTTTCCAGAAACGTCCATACATTGTGTAATGTCATGCCTGAATATTAAGGATTGGTTCGGAGGCAAGAAATAACTACAAGTTTTCGCCTAACATAAAGTTAATTTAAACgattatatattataattattttaaatttgaatacatGTAAAAACCCAAAAATGGCGAAAATTAAATGCAAATTTGATCAACGAatacttttcataattttattttatacttattccctattataaattgttttcttttatttttagtttagaATTTATCATGCGCACACAtattaatacaatatatatataaaaaaaagtgcctagacaatcaacctaacgatgtaaGAGAAGATCTGATTCGTAACTTCCATCAGGGGGACCGGAATCAGACTTTTTAATTTCCAACTTctacatataaatatatgtttaagtaATTCTCATATTAATCGCATGCTCTTTTTTATCATAGGTATACCAAGGTGACCATGTATTGATAAGAATGGGTACCATTGGAGACGGAGTCGTAGACGGCAACACATATGATACATTTTCCGGCTGGATTTTGTTTCCATATCattaaattgaaatttgataCTTATGATATTGATTTCTTACGTCATTAGTATCACCCGCGCACGTTGCGTTTTGATGTCGAGCCAAAACTATGTTATGTATTTAATCTTACTTTTTCAATCCGTAGGAATCATGTCCCGCTTTTCATATAATAAAACGTCTAAAATCTCAAATGGGAAAGAGTAGCTTTTATAGATACTATGGATAATTGGGAGACATATGTATTAAAACAGTTGGTGCTAGTTTTAATCAAAAGGGAAAAGTCTTTGATTTTTAGTTCAAATATAGCATCAGACAttttatcaacttcattttgattAATTAGCATTTGGGGAATGATTTGACGCATAATAGTTTTAGAATATGGTGAAAAAAGTATTGgtcgtttttttaatttttttttatttagattaactGCATATTAGGCTTTTCATTTCTTAATGTATACATTTGAGCCTGTTACCCGTTACATTTGTACTTTATAATGGCGAATGCATTTTTAAACACAAAATGATGCATCGACTCTACAATAAAAGGTTACAAGAAAGCATATTGTAAGCTTTTAGAAGTCACCATTGGGCACACAACAATGTGAAACAAAAACTTCaatacaaaaaaatctgaattctacaaataaaaaacgttcaaatgaagaaaaaaagcgAAAACCTGTACGTTTATTAATGACTTATTTAAGCTGACCTTATTATGTGATAAAAGGACAGCGGCAACCCGGTTTAACTATTTTCTTAAGATCAGATGAAACGTGTGTCTTTACAATATCACTTAACCTTATCGGTATTGATAATAACTTAAATTATCTAATTCAAGATAAGTCTATTTATGATTGAACCGTAAACGTGAATGGTATTGTGAAATGATGACAATAATGAAGTCGCTTTACTTCACAACCATATTATTTTTGCAAAACGTTCTAGTACTGTCTCTGGAAAATGGCCAACAAATGGATAAACGTGTGGAGAGACTGGAAAAGATCATTCTTCATCAAAACAGAGTAAATGCTGAACAACAAATACAACTCGACAAACAACAGTCAGTAATCAAAGAACTTCAGGCTGATATAAGTAGAATGAAAGTAGAAATCAGCCATTGTACATCCACAAAAGGTTTGTGTAAACATTATGAAACTGTTACTTTACTCCTGATATTTAAGACTGGTGGTACACACCGTTCGTGATCGATAATAAATTATAGAACGTAGATATAAATGCTACAATTTAAAGCTTTCGGGGAGTAGGTGATGAAGTCATGTGAATCTTAGCTGTTTATGttgaattttttattatataaaattttgaatttccaAAACTCTTATTTTGAACAAAGTTGTAAAACTTGAACAGTGAACAATGTATTGTATAACAAGATGGACATGGTTCGTGTAATATTGACAGCTTCCAAATCCGGTAAACATATGCAAACATTATTTTCTTCTGAAGAAATAGCTTGTTAATGGAATTCAATATCGTGTTTAACTGTTTAaccaattatttgtatttttgttggtGTTTAAATACTATTctaatctcttttttttattgcattttgtcaattttgtttgtttgagcaatttatttaaatttttcacaGAACATGTGTCACCTCAGAAGAGACAGTATTCCCCAACTGAAGTTGCATTTTCAACTCAACTAACAAAGCATTTAACTGGACTAGGCCATCACGCAGCTGTGATATTTGACAAAGTAAGTCAATATTAACCAGGTCCATATTTTTTATCCTTATTAGTTCAAAACTATTAACGTAAATGTGTGAACCaattgaaattgttttaattACATCCATAGAATAAAAACTGTTGATTTTCTCTTGTGTAAAGAAGCAAGAAACCCCTTGTTAAAGGTCAGTGCATTTTCATGCATCAAATCAGATACGATATTTTATCTAACTTTAGTGAAAATAATAAGatgttttttggtgtttttttttcgatcTTACATCGTGAAGGTAAcggaaggtttggcatgcctcaaattcaggttcaatccaccatttttttccttaaaatgtcctctaccaagtcgtcaggaaaatagccattgttataaaatagttcgtttctgtgtgatacattttaatgttgtgtttctgttatgtcgtagttctcctcttatatttgcatgatttgatgtgtttcacttactttcagtttgtaacccggacttgttttttttctcaatcgatttatggatttccaacagtggtatactactgtggcctttATTTATCCATAAATATCTTTCCTACTAACGGATCATAGCATATAATGTGTGTCATACGTCTTTCACTATCATTGGATCGAAACCGCGTCTTGTCAACCATCAGTTATCTATATGAATTAATGTATTACGAACATAGACATCATCACAAACGGTCGATTGAAATGGTTTATGAGACCAAAgagcaagggctgtatagccagtcaaggtcattaaaacttccatttgttgatcCAAAAACATCCCGAAGCCACTAATTGTATTCAACACAGGAAACACATCCCACACTGGAAGTAGGATTGAGCTGGCATcttaacaaaaatgtgcactACGTGATTATTCAGTAGATAAATGTACACTCGAAGTACACTTCATAAAAGACATACAATCATACCTAATGATTATGGGACCTTATAATTAGTTTgtataattataaagaaaatctatataaataaaagtCTTCTTTAAATTATATCATTTCATGGAAAAGTACTGATTTATATATAACTCATATTCATTGCTGCTTTTAAATATAGtctttcataatttgtttttaactaAGCGATGAAATGATTAACCAGACTGATTCGAAGACCCCTCCCCTCCCACAAATaaaactcaaaaacaatttaaaaaaacattgagaaattaattttatattatatccaTTACTGATCCGaacatatacatataattatCTCAACGTTACGTGTTTTACATATAATCTTACGAACGTTTTACAGGTTATACTGGATACCACTTCCTCGTATAATGTTGGTGATGGTGTATTTACTGTTCCCATGACTGGTATTTATGTGTTTACTTGGACAGCATCAGTAGGGAATGGAAACTGGGAAACTACAGAATTGATTGTTAATGGCACTCCTTATGCCTACACCTTAGTGGACGCAGGGGCCAGTGGTGACTACGGTAGTGGTACACAAACTGTTGTTCTTAAGGTATAAATAGAAACGTTTAATCACTgcttgttataaaatattattatcttTATTGACATTTAACAACTTTTATTGCATTACATTGTTCGCGGGATCATAAGAGAAGTCCTATGGTGTCATATATGATACGGAAAACCGTAGTTAAGGCACTGGTATGTTTATGGGAATAATACAACATGATTTAATTATCTTCTTTAATGCAAACATAAATAATTTCTTAGTTCCTGACCTGCAggaaaacatttatcaaaaagtcGCAAAAGCAAATGCTTATCTCCATTTTGTCCTCAGAAACACCATATCAAAATTAAACAGCAATGCAATCTCACCTCACCTCACCTATCCTCTTCATGCCGGTCGGCATTTAAGGCCCTTAGTAGGTTTCTCGTATGGCTAATCACCAGACAGAGTAAAAAATTGATGATTACGGAAACAGCAATGCAATACTATTAAACaatgattttgttttagttttacatCTGATTATGTCTATAAATGctttcttttatttgaaaaaaggagaaaaaaacagtctttaaaaagattgaaaagttattgaactatcaatttactaaatttttccaaaTACAGGTGAACCAAAGTGACCATGTATTGGTTAGAACGGGAAACACTGGAGATGGAAAACTGGATGGCAACAAATATGATACGTTTTCGGGCTGGATCTTGTTTCCTTTGGAATAAATCTAGTTGACACTGAAAAATTGATCACTGCATCCAttcgatagttttttttttgctatagAAGAGGAATGTTTCTAAATATTAAGCTcgttaaaaactgttataaataaCAGAATTAAAAAATTATAGATATGAATATTCAGAAAAGAGCCGTGTTAATTGTTATAATTagttttattcaaagaaaattctTACTTCAATGGTCACTGATGaaattctttttaatatattttccatATGATATGCTTCAGGACTAACGGTAAAGGCTCCCAAATATGTTAAACATGTGTGAGAGTCCCAAATAGCTTCCAAACAACGATCAAAACTAATAACGAACAACTTTTCAACAAAGAGTCTCAATCTTAATATACGAACAGTTACTAGATGTCTGACAATAATAGAAACAAAATATTGAACAGTACCAACCGTTGAATGTGGTTTATAAATATGCTATACTCAGAAACGTATCCCTCTCTTGCACGTGTTCATTTTCCCAAATGTAATGTTATAATGCCTTAGTCCGCACAAACATGTTTAGCTCCTAAAATTGTCCATACTTTAAAATGCCCAAATGTGTCCAGCGAGCTATGATtaattaataaaaagtaaaataacaaaaacactgaactcagaggaaaattcaaaacagaaatgccgttctcaaatgacaaaatcaaaagctgaaacacactaaacgaatggataacaaatttgctattcctgacttgtaacatgcatttttttaaatagaaaattgtggattaaacctagttttagaGCTAGCCTAACCTCTCACTTTTATTACtttcgcataaaattccattatatatagAGACGTGCAAAAAGTATTCGGTCACAATGGCGGCGTGATTACGTTTCAAAATGAAAGTTGCAAAGTTCATGCTTGcgctttaaaaaaatcaatcaatcaaatacaacaacaaaaaatactaaTACTTTTTTAAGTGTCCATTTAGCTTGATAACATTTAATATCCTTTTCGGAATCGACTTCTAGCCGCACTAAATATAGTCAGATGTTAAACTGACCCAAAAACGATGGATTTCTTGGAACAAttcatttttagatttaatcATCCCAGTACGTGTTTGAAGTTTTCTTTTTACATATAACCAAATGTGTTCTATTGTATTCAAGTCTGGCGACTGTGCAGGCCAGCTCATACTGTTTATTCCATTCCGAGCTACAAACTCATGGATGGACCGTGCACGGTGGACAGGGGCACTGTCATGCTGGAAAAAATAATTTCCTCCCGGAAAATGCCGAGTTATCACTGGCCACAAATGTTCATCAagtatttcttgatatttaacAGCATAAATATTGTCTTCTACAGGAGAAAGTGTACCGGCGCCATTCCAGCAAATACAACCTAGAATCATGACTTGATATTTAGTTTGTGAAGTCCATGGTTGAACCAGGTCCAGTTTTCACCCCTCTTCTCTTTTTCGCAATACGTACACACGTGTATCATGTCCAATTATAATTTTACTCTAATCAGAGAAAATAACCTTTTTCCAGTTGTTATTAATCGTCCATCTCCTTTTTTCTCGGCACCAAGTCTTTTTTTATTGACTTTCCTTATCACGATTGTTTTCTCATTTCCACACCTGGGATACCCATGTTAATGTAAATGGTGCCGAATGGTACGTTTAGACACGGGAACACAATTGTCCTCATTAAAATTGTTTGTTACGTCACATAAAGAACTCCTCCGACTTGTCTTTACAATGCATTCGAGCTTGCGGTAGTCGCGTGGTTTTACAAACAATGGTCGGCCACTTCTTGGTTTATTCTCTACAAAACCTGTATCTATAAGTTTTCGAACGTTGTCAATATCTGTTGACTTGGGGATTCTAAGTATGTCAGCGATTTGTCGCCGAGAAAATCCATTCTGGAAAATTTCTACAATCATGATTTTGACATCCGTTGACAGTTCCTGACCTTTTTGTACCAATCTTGTTATTCGACTTGTTTTAACAAAACCATTATGGCAGACGACAACAAACGTCACATGCCGGCGGTAGCCCATGTGATGCACAACGCTATAAGATTAGTACAGTAATATTCAGTGACGTTATTGACGTTGGGCAAGGCCATTAAATAGTCAGTCACCTGTAAGAACGTAAACACGACGCCATTTTGACCGAATACTttttttgcacgtctctgtacAACGATGTGTATACAAAACAAATCGTCATATAgtcaaagcacattagcaaaaatgaaagacaaaaatacaaaaaaataccatTGCACAAAAGCAAACGAGGGCACGTGTAAGTACAGAACAAAGTCATATGTAACAAAAACACTTAGTTAAACATAGGCAatgcacattagcaaaaatgaaggACTAGAAAACCAAAAAATACTATAGCACAACAACACAACGTCTTGTACATAGCAACATCAAATGGATATATCCAAAACAGACTAAACTGTAAaagtatatttcaaaagacaaataaaagagtAATGTAACATGTACTTAGAATGATACTAACACggtaccttccgatgaatttATAAAAGAGGACGAAACGTTATTTGACAAACTCacggttcatcaactttctaatAAGACGCTGGCAACGTTTTACAAATTACTGGTGAATATACATGCCATATGCAGGTGATGTTTTTATAGGGCTACTTTTGTgggagaaattgataatttcaaaattcaaatagtCTCGGTCGtcatagatatatattttattctggTACTTAGTTGATCGCAAGAGTATGCATGTGTCTTGCTTTGTTGTTGTGATGTTTGATTcggataagggtgaaggttggtaccttttaaaacatgtaaatccACTGCATTTTCCACCAGTCCTAAGTCAGAAAGctgatgtttagtagttgtcAACTCAATTCAATTCAAAAAGAACTTTAATAGGAATCAACATTTAATGAAGTAAAGCCTCATACTAGTAAATAATACAATTCtaaatatatgatttatttaacaactttgtaattaaaagttgtttcatattttttataatggGGTCTGTTACAGCCGACTGTATTGTATGGGGTCTCCGGACTATTGTGAATACTATATAAACGCAATTATCTGCTAATAAACACAAGGTCATTTTTTTAAACCAGATGTGATCACTGTAAACATAGATGAGATTATATATCTCATTAAATTGTTTGAAGTCTACACCCAGTAGTAAAGTTTTTGAATTGTTATCCATGTTTTTTTAGTTAATTTAAGTAAACTTTGCATTATATCTGTATCTATTTGAGGCGTTGATACATCCGTGTGACGGACAGCTCACAATTCTAATATGCTGTTTTTTGTGAACTGTCGTAAATTAGATTTAGATGTTCCTTGTTTTTCTCTAGTAAAAATttcgaaatgtactattatatcatttatttatgtatttatgtgagtgttcttgcatttatttgtactgtattcctctCATGTAATATTGTCCTTTTAACAGTATCTGTAACATTGTCACTAAGCGCGATCTTTGGCCGGGTTCATCtcactatgtttttttttcttacaatgtcctgtacaaagtcggGAATATtgcagttattatcaaatatttcgtTCCTAAGTACATTGCAAAATGATTAAATTCAAAGTacttcagctttcaacaatatgtGTCTCAATGTAAGAGACTTtacctgcaattcagtggttgtcgtttgtttatgtgttacatatttgtttttcgttaaaaaaatgttatacaaataaggccgttagttatggttttacattgtcatttcggggccttttatagctgactatgcggtatgggctttgctcattgttgaaggccaaacggtgacctatagatgtaaATTGCTGTGTCAtgttgatctcttgtggagagtcgtttcattagcaatcataccacaccttcttttttatatttacaaatgtataagtTACAAATATATTAGATATGTTGCACATTTCGTTGATTTATACATGAAATTTCGTAAATGACGTGCTATATACCTTTATAATAAATTGTGTTACTCTTCCATCGTGATGTCACTACGGATGAGGAAGCAACCATACAGATACATAATGTCTTCGCTGTGGTAAGCTAAGACGCGTTTGAGTAGGATGGTAATGAAGAATATTGTATATGAGTTCATGATTCAAAATCtctaatcttttataaaaacaaatggaaAGATCATAGCTAGCAAACTGTATAAATGATGCTCGTGACCTATGTTCGTAGAACAAAAAAGACATtccataatattttattatttattttgacgcaacagtagtatatagCGTGTGTTACATTATTACAATCTATCATTTAAATAAGGCTCTTAAAACAACAATGCATGCATACGCGTACGTTTTACCATATGttgattatagttatcaaaggtaccaggattaaatttaagtacgccagacgcgcgtttcgtctacataagactcattagtgacgctcatatcaaaatatttataaagcctaaattgtacaaagttgaagagcattaatgaTCCATTATAAGTATAAATTCATTCACACCACAGACTTATTCAAAGGACcgcatgaaatattttcattttctatcttTATGCAATTTGCATTATCTTTAATGTTTTAAGATATGTGTAAAATTAAGTGTCAAATTGTTACACTCAAACTTTTTCAATTATATCAGAAtgtcattaatttttttaattttgcatacaGTAAAATTGAC from Mytilus galloprovincialis chromosome 5, xbMytGall1.hap1.1, whole genome shotgun sequence includes these protein-coding regions:
- the LOC143075368 gene encoding complement C1q tumor necrosis factor-related protein 3-like; this encodes MMTIMKSLYFTTILFLQNVLVLSLENGQQMDKRVERLEKIILHQNRVNAEQQIQLDKQQSVIKELQADISRMKVEISHCTSTKEHVSPQKRQYSPTEVAFSTQLTKHLTGLGHHAAVIFDKVILDTTSSYNVGDGVFTVPMTGIYVFTWTASVGNGNWETTELIVNGTPYAYTLVDAGASGDYGSGTQTVVLKVNQSDHVLVRTGNTGDGKLDGNKYDTFSGWILFPLE